In Myxocyprinus asiaticus isolate MX2 ecotype Aquarium Trade chromosome 32, UBuf_Myxa_2, whole genome shotgun sequence, one genomic interval encodes:
- the LOC127423467 gene encoding sex hormone-binding globulin-like, protein MNYLKEVVVVLLLGLYLILLGKGVSCGQISGKGVISLAHRQSSWTPLMQTSANLSEITSIRSFFEFRTLDPEGAIFYGDTKDGKDWFVLSLRDGIPEMQIGKADILVSVKGGRKLNDGAWHLLELRSEGKFVVLEVNNNVELEVGLHSELTEEELTGKIRLGLGGMLVDKQKLFHPFQPEMDACIRRGQWLNLSTLWDTDPTWERRPCFSEIKRGSYFPGTGIAMFNTSDLPELKTEEAGIKIEIFGSWTGTTLSFQSTGFQYVLGPEAQLGLKEGSETVSLPHEPAPFTVNILKHAFVVNGKAGLETESLDFFSMWKKGMLLTLGGVPDEREAAKSIHYLRGCLEKILVQGQVIDLDQALYKHSAVSSHSCPAEAMNELT, encoded by the exons ATGAATTATCTAAAGGAAGTGGTTGTTGTGCTACTGTTAGGCCTGTACCTGATCCTGCTGGGCAAAGGAGTGTCATGTGGTCAG ATATCTGGCAAAGGAGTCATCAGTCTTGCTCACAGACAGTCCTCATGGACTCCCCTAATGCAGACAAGTGCAAATCTCAGTGAAATCACAAG CATCAGATCTTTCTTTGAGTTCCGGACCCTTGATCCAGAAGGGGCCATCTTCTACGGAGACACCAAGGATGGAAAGGACTGGTTTGTGCTTTCGCTGCGTGATGGCATACCTGAAATGCAGATTGGGAAAGCAGACATTTTAGTCAGTGTAAAGGGAGGTCGAAAACTCAATGATGGGGCCTGGCACTTG CTGGAATTGCGCAGTGAGGGCAAATTTGTGGTGTTAGAGGTAAACAACAATGTAGAGCTTGAAGTCGGTCTTCATTCTGAGCTGACAGAGGAGGAATTAACAGGAAAGATACGACTGGGTCTTGGTGGTATGTTAGTGGACAAACAGAAGCTCTTCCATCCA tttcagCCAGAAATGGATGCTTGTATAAGGAGAGGACAGTGGCTAAATCTCAGCACCCTTTGGGATACAGACCCAACATGGGAACGCCGGCCCTGCTTCTCCGAGATCAAGAGAGGCAGCTACTTTCCAGGAACTGGGATAGCTATGTTTAATACATCTG ATCTTCCCGAACTTAAAACAGAGGAGGCCGGTATCAAAATTGAGATCTTTGGATCTTGGACGGGGACAACACTGAGTTTCCAAAGCACAGGATTCCAGTATGTTTTGGGACCAGAGGCTCAGTTGGGCCTAAAAGAGGGATCGGAAACCGTTTCCCTTCCCCACGAACCTGCTCCCTTTACTGTCAACATACTGAAACATGCCTTTGTGGTAAACGGCAAAGCAGGGCTTGAAACGGAAAGTCTGGACTTTTTCTCCATGTGGAAAAAGGGGATGCTACTGACACTTGGAGGAGTGCCAG atgagaGGGAGGCTGCAAAAAGTATACATTACCTGCGTGGATGTTTGGAGAAAATCCTTGTCCAGGGCCAGGTCATTGATCTTGATCAGGCATTGTACAAACACTCAGCAGTGTCATCTCACAGCTGCCCTGCTGAAGCAATGAATGAACTCACTTAA
- the zbtb4 gene encoding zinc finger and BTB domain-containing protein 38: MKHRNKQMRGDRMGEGTDEVDSANTTRISLSFPISAGLPGFSAQKLCSSSHPTSSSDVRNRDGSDGTAWMGEAFRDKQLSKTPPKTERLQCSSSSSSSSFPVDLIAPISKNCKSSLSFSVDGSGSQYPTSPLQHSNKTDYSKETAGVSLNNGYKEHSTTETAHILFNLSARAYQDQGVKDPECSKGKKRKANSLHVELSLPLPNIDPHSSSSTPPPSPSSVSLTSSPLTLPTPSFHDSFRPVPKPELLCGVCHRLFSTASSLTVHMRLHRGGRVLSCRHCGKAFIHNKRLQSHEATCRQRLPAFPVQPKEEPLEAGEVEGERADECAEPEQLGQGTRPGRPLKKVQDVNGLHAETLTCPDGLGEDDHFVKVVDGHIIYFCSVCERSYMTLSSLKRHSNVHSWRRKYPCHYCDKVFALAEYRTKHEVWHTGERRYQCIFCWEAFPTYYNLKTHQKAFHGINPGLISSEKTANGGYKQKVNALKLYRLLPMRSLKRPYKTYSQPMVDGLLTSDSSVTLPLTLDGSLQPPLDTKKLESYLKDLQTPEINTEHEGFPMRVGVEQGKKLDAAQTDMALEARETKGSDLLSGSNNGKDKTPKSPEGTVSSVITFAHSKPSVIMHSTAVSSVIVHRNKMSSEERKKNQENHPIVKTAQKQIKKHSQRDHMDTYREWDTVDLDKEVSKIRQPTEKLHKGRKAHSKTESTRATPTAMGSDVKGSGPLCQITVRIGEEAIVKRSISETDLMRDKSPTLSKSKKSNLLLDEQREQRHTHHHQRKHHNFSQEGKEGERKWKNPKLKSKVRKYFFRQEVREDRKDHDVEDNLWRPYYSYKPKRKALHMQGAKAWKRKMHYKQSLRPMRRAERLMKNLNKEVDGEDADERVRGRQEVNKEQREVSNLQKVQVKETPQTFPVPSRTEKEKEKGTQGNPDLPLPLSVPQTTLNPQYTVSSIIKQRWSEGQASECGTCGRWFSSQRKRDKHELTHLFEFVCMLCRAPFPSQSKLEEHQRTQHPKNKPLSVPTFLTSQTLRNELEMKADENGVNGRSIEKGSPVRLGRRPLIRYTCSQCDKVCKTSAALNCHLKRHELGSLTELKNTEQKQDRPSCTLSATETATSKDLDTNSEQVQPVSVIYYSKPDSKITDNQLDEKMDEHQRVSNCESPKLATNDKVNIPLCTQFSQVTHSSTLERFNVIPPNLPSVLVKNGAECLDYRTPEKRNLDTQDQQKSSPTPSDRQIQVSQMLTDPQFRRETTPSGPISLKTGRGCVFSQGIGTATQREGDIILNEDNSDSQDVQDLRTFPHSRNQAQDLSMPKIQKKRELDQQITHPSNILKEQSRYEDVSLLVPKEEPLSPVPSPTCSVIQTTPKRPSQRYSTSPCHSPGPLDLQLRPQLEQSQSHRGRNNTEKQGLMLTANSAGVSDPPPSHTLLHPQVPTEETESKDHTSFTHTEYHRGSGYPVQELTLPLIIPGGYCSGKNQEEQILMSYPTGPLPFPPLGKMVPHSDSTKLPFYPDPYHLLYGPQLLPYPYNLAALPMALNMMASGDKEPLPFMPFFNYAATAAPLTGTVPHPLVVNPNLFNSGGSSSTKQDNS; this comes from the coding sequence ATGAAACACAGGAATAAACAGATGAGAGGAGACAGGATGGGAGAGGGCACGGATGAGGTGGACAGTGCCAATACTACGAGGATATCTCTCAGTTTTCCCATCAGTGCTGGACTGCCTGGCTTTTCTGCACAGAAGCTCTGCTCCTCATCCCATCCCACTTCCTCTTCAGATGTTCGTAACAGAGATGGCTCAGATGGCACGGCATGGATGGGGGAAGCATTCAGAGACAAACAGTTATCCAAAACACCACCAAAAACTGAACGCCTGCAatgctcttcctcctcctcctcctcctccttcccTGTTGATTTAATTGCTCCAATCAGTAAGAACTGCAAGTCCTCTCTGTCCTTTTCTGTTGATGGTAGTGGTTCTCAATACCCAACATCTCCCTTACAACACTCTAATAAAACAGACTATTCAAAAGAGACAGCTGGGGTTAGTCTCAATAATGGGTACAAAGAGCATTCAACAACAGAAACAGCACACATCCTTTTCAACCTCAGTGCAAGAGCCTACCAGGACCAAGGTGTAAAGGACCCAGAGTGTTCGAAAGGCAAAAAACGGAAGGCAAACAGCCTCCATGTTGAACTGAGCCTCCCTCTCCCTAACATCGACCCTCACTCCTCTTCCTCAACCCCTCCTCCTTCCCCCTCGTCTGTCTCTCTGACTTCCTCCCCCTTGACTCTCCCCACTCCGTCTTTCCATGACTCCTTTAGGCCAGTGCCGAAGCCAGAACTACTGTGTGGGGTGTGCCACCGTCTGTTCAGCACTGCCTCGTCCCTCACTGTCCACATGCGTCTCCATCGGGGGGGACGAGTACTCAGCTGCCGCCACTGTGGCAAAGCCTTCATCCATAATAAAAGACTGCAATCCCATGAGGCCACCTGCAGGCAAAGGCTGCCAGCTTTTCCAGTTCAACCCAAAGAAGAGCCCCTGGAGGCGGGTGAAGTGGAGGGGGAGAGAGCAGATGAGTGTGCAGAGCCAGAACAGCTTGGACAAGGAACAAGGCCTGGCCGACCCTTAAAGAAAGTGCAAGACGTTAATGGCCTTCATGCAGAAACACTGACTTGTCCGGATGGCCTGGGGGAAGACGATCACTTTGTAAAAGTGGTGGATGGACACATAATTTACTTTTGCTCCGTGTGTGAGCGCTCTTACATGACTTTGTCCAGCCTAAAGCGACACTCCAATGTGCATTCGTGGCGCAGAAAGTACCCCTGTCACTACTGTGACAAAGTTTTTGCTCTGGCTGAGTACCGCACCAAACATGAGGTGTGGCACACTGGTGAAAGGCGCTACCAGTGCATATTTTGCTGGGAGGCGTTTCCTACCTACTACAACCTTAAAACACACCAAAAGGCTTTTCATGGAATCAACCCTGGCTTAATCTCAAGTGAGAAAACAGCCAATGGTGGCTACAAGCAGAAGGTCAATGCTCTTAAATTGTACCGCTTGCTGCCCATGCGCTCTCTAAAGCGACCTTATAAAACATACAGTCAGCCAATGGTTGACGGGCTACTCACTTCTGATTCATCAGTTACTCTGCCTTTAACTCTGGATGGCAGTCTCCAACCACCTCTGGACACAAAGAAATTGGAGTCTTACCTTAAAGATCTTCAAACCCCAGAAATCAACACTGAACATGAAGGATTCCCTATGAGAGTGGGTGTAGAGCAGGGTAAAAAACTAGATGCTGCACAAACAGACATGGCATTAGAAGCCAGAGAGACAAAAGGGTCAGATTTACTGTCAGGCAGTAACAATGGCAAAGACAAAACTCCAAAGAGCCCAGAAGGAACTGTCTCTTCAGTTATTACATTTGCACACAGCAAACCCTCGGTCATCATGCACAGTACTGCAGTTTCTTCTGTCATTGTTCATAGAAATAAGATGTCCTctgaggagaggaaaaaaaatcaaGAGAATCACCCAATCGTAAAGACGGCTCAAAAACAGATAAAGAAACATAGCCAGAGAGATCACATGGACACATACAGGGAATGGGACACTGTCGATTTAGATAAAGAGGTCTCAAAAATCAGGCAGCCAACAGAGAAACTTCACAAGGGACGAAAAGCTCACAGTAAAACAGAGTCAACTAGGGCAACACCCACAGCAATGGGATCAGATGTCAAAGGCAGTGGTCCACTTTGTCAGATTACTGTGCGTATAGGGGAGGAGGCCATTGTCAAGCGGAGCATTTCTGAAACAGACCTAATGAGGGACAAAAGCCCTACACTCAGCAAATCCAAAAAGAGTAACCTCTTACTGGATGAACAGAGAGAACAACGACACACCCATCATCACCAGCGTAAACACCACAACTTTAGCCAGGAAGGAAAGGAGGGGGAGCGCAAATGGAAAAACCCTAAACTGAAAAGCAAGGTGAGGAAATACTTCTTCCGCCAGGAGGTCAGGGAAGATAGAAAAGACCATGATGTGGAGGACAACCTGTGGAGGCCTTACTATTCTTACAAACCCAAGCGAAAGGCCCTTCATATGCAGGGGGCTAAAGCCTGGAAGCGCAAAATGCACTACAAACAGTCCCTGAGGCCTATGAGAAGAGCTGAGAGGCTCATGAAAAATTTGAACAAAGAGGTTGATGGGGAAGATGCagatgagagagtgagagggagacAGGAAGTGAATAAAGAGCAGAGAGAAGTTAGCAATCTACAGAAAGTTCAAGTCAAAGAAACCCCACAAACTTTTCCTGTCCCTTCAAgaacagaaaaggagaaagaaaagGGAACTCAAGGAAATCCGGATCTTCCTCTCCCTTTATCTGTCCCTCAGACTACACTCAATCCTCAATACACAGTCTCCTCTATTATCAAGCAACGATGGTCAGAAGGTCAGGCTTCTGAGTGTGGGACATGTGGCCGTTGGTTCTCAAGCCAGAGGAAGCGAGACAAGCATGAGCTGACACATCTGTTTGAGTTTGTGTGCATGCTTTGCAGAGCTCCTTTCCCCTCACAGTCCAAGCTAGAGGAACATCAGAGAACTCAGCATCCCAAAAACAAGCCTCTGTCTGTCCCTACTTTCCTAACTTCCCAGACACTGAGAAATGAGCTGGAAATGAAAGCTGATGAGAATGGTGTGAATGGACGATCCATAGAGAAAGGCAGCCCAGTTCGCTTGGGAAGGAGGCCTCTGATCAGATATACATGTTCACAATGTGATAAGGTCTGCAAAACCTCTGCCGCACTCAACTGCCACCTCAAGCGACATGAGTTAGGCAGTTTAACAGAGCTTAAAAACACAGAGCAAAAGCAGGACAGGCCAAGTTGCACACTTTCTGCCACAGAGACTGCAACAAGCAAAGATTTAGACACAAATAGTGAGCAAGTGCAGCCTGTATCTGTCATATATTATTCAAAACCAGACAGTAAAATCACTGACAACCAACTGGATGAGAAGATGGATGAACACCAAAGAGTCAGCAATTGTGAAAGCCCAAAATTGGCAACCAATGACAAAGTCAACATTCCTCTTTGTACACAGTTCTCCCAAGTTACACACAGCTCCACTTTAGAAAGATTTAATGTCATACCTCCTAACCTCCCTAGTGTACTAGTAAAGAATGGTGCAGAGTGCCTAGACTACAGGACACCAGAGAAACGAAATTTAGACACACAAGATCAGCAGAAAAGTAGTCCCACGCCAAGTGATAGGCAAATCCAAGTTTCTCAAATGCTTACAGACCCTCAGTTTAGAAGAGAAACAACTCCATCTGGGCCCATATCATTAAAAACAGGCAGAGGCTGTGTGTTTAGCCAAGGGATAGGAACAGCCACACAGAGAGAAGGTGACATTATTCTGAATGAAGATAACAGTGATTCACAAGATGTTCAGGATTTAAGAACATTTCCTCATTCCAGGAACCAAGCCCAAGATTTATCCATGCCTAAAATACAGAAAAAGAGGGAGCTTGATCAACAGATTACACATCCATCCAACATCTTAAAGGAACAATCCCGTTATGAGGACGTGTCATTGCTTGTGCCCAAAGAGGAACCACTCAGTCCTGTACCATCTCCTACATGCTCTGTCATTCAAACCACTCCGAAAAGACCTTCTCAAAGGTATTCAACATCACCTTGTCACTCTCCAGGACCCTTAGACCTACAGTTGCGGCCTCAGCTAGAGCAAAGCCAATCACACAGAGGAAGGAACAATACAGAAAAACAGGGTCTCATGCTGACAGCGAATTCAGCTGGGGTGAGTGATCCTCCTCCTTCCCACACTCTGCTCCATCCTCAGGTGCCCACGGAAGAGACTGAATCAAAGGACCACACCTCTTTCACCCATACAGAATACCACAGGGGCTCAGGCTACCCTGTTCAAGAGCTTACACTTCCTCTGATCATACCAGGAGGGTACTGCTCTGGAAAGAATCAGGAGGAGCAAATCCTGATGTCTTACCCAACTGGACCCCTACCTTTTCCTCCACTTGGGAAGATGGTTCCCCACTCTGACTCAACTAAACTGCCCTTTTACCCAGACCCCTATCACCTACTGTATGGCCCACAGCTACTGCCATACCCCTATAACCTTGCTGCCCTTCCAATGGCTCTAAATATGATGGCATCAGGAGACAAAGAACCCTTGCCCTTCATGCCTTTTTTCAATTACGCCGCCACTGCTGCTCCTTTAACAGGCACAGTACCCCATCCTTTAGTGGTGAACCCCAACCTATTCAACAGTGGCGGCAGCAGTAGCACAAAGCAGGACAACTCATAA